Within Fusobacterium periodonticum ATCC 33693, the genomic segment ATCTTTGTGAGCTATTAATATTGTAGGACTGATACTGTGGTATCCTCCACCTGCTGGGTTTGTTCCATAGATTCCAACTATTACTGGAACACCTAATTGTTGTAATTCTGCGTTACGGAAGAATGGAGTTCCTCCTCCTCTTCTATTTGCATAAACTTTTTCTTGTTCATCAAGTTTAACTCCACTACAATTTAGTACATAAACTAAAGGAATTCCTAAACATTTAGCTGTATCTGATGCCCTTAATAAGTTATCTGCTTGTCCTGGAACCCAAGCTCCAACTATTTTCTTGTTATCAGATGCTACAACTACTGCCCATTTTCCTCCAATTCTTCCTAGCCCTTTTACTATACCTGTTCCAGTTTCAAAATCTTCTGGATTGTATAGAGTATTTAAAGGATACCAAGTTCCTTCATCTACTAATTCAGCTATTCTTTCTAATGCAGTCATTTGATCTTTATCATGAATTTTTTCATCAGGAGTTCCTGCATCTTGCATTGCAGCAATACTATCAGCAATCGCTGCTTCTACTTCTCTTACTGCATTTTCATTAGCCTCATCTATATTAGCTAGTGAATTCCCAACTTGTGGCATATTTTGAAAATATTTAGGCATTGAATAATTCATTTATCTTCTCCTCTCTTATTCTTCTACTGGAACTTTTATAAATGCTTGTCCTGGATCTATATCTTCTCTTATCATTTTAATGATTTCTTCAGTTGGAGCTTCTAATTGAACAGCTCTTGAAGTATCAAGTTCAAATCCAGTATTTTCAACTATATCTTCTATAGTTACACCTGGATAGTATCCAGCTAAGTACATTCTCTTAGTTACTTCATCAAATCTTAAGATACCTTTATCTGTAACAACTGCTAAAGGTCCTCTGTTACCAGGAAGCCCTAATTTTTCTCTTCCTCCTGGTCCTCCTGCCCAACCAACACTTGTTACATAGTCAATTTTTTCGATAAATCTTCTTTTTTCATGTTGCATCATTATTACAGTATTTGAGTAAGTAGCTATACCATTAGCTCCTCCACTTCCTGTAAATCTTGTTTTTGGTTTTACATAATCATCACCAATGATAGTAGAGTTTAAATCTCCATAAGGATTAATTTGAGCTCCTCCAATGAAAGCTATCATTCTGTCATTACCATTTAAGTATTCATTAGTTTCAAAACCTATGAATCTTACATTTGGCCATTGAACAGCACAGTGTCCCATAAGTCTTAAGTCTCCAACACTTCTTGGAACTTCTATTGGACTACAATCCATTAATCCACTTTCAACTATTAGTTTACAATTAGGGGCGAATTTATTTTTAGCAACAGTTGCTCCTATTAAAGGTAATCCTGTCCCTACTATAACTATTTGCCCGTCTTTTATTTCTTTAGCAATAGTAATAGCTTGCATTTCTTTATTTGTATAATTTTTATAATTCTTTGCCATTATTATTCACCATCCTTAACTAATTTTGCAGCATATTGGAATCCTGGAACTACTCTTAATTTACTTACTCTTGGTAAACCTAATTTAGCTAAGTATCCATCATGATCTTTAACATCTATAACCCATTCTTGTATGAATTTTTCAAAATCTTCATCAGTTTTAGTTACAGAATCATACATTTTATAGAATGCTGGGTCATAATCATAATAGTTATATAATTGTGATGGGTGACATCCATAAGGTGCATGAACTACTGCATCAACACAGAATTCAGGTACAGAGTTCTTAGAAGGATCTTTTCTGATTTCTTCTTCTGTTACTATTTCTTCAGCTATAACTATAACTTTTCTTGCAGCGATAGCTATATCTATATCATGGAATTCATCTCCTTCTATTGAACAAGTTCCGTTAATAGAAGCTTTTTGAACAGAAATTATAGCCGTATCTAGTCTTGGAACTGGAACTGCTATTACATCTTCTCCTTCTTTGAAAGGATTTGGAATTCTTTCTAATTTTTTATCAGGCAATTTAGGAATTGTCTTTCTGATTTCTGCACTTATTCCCCATTTATATTCTAAGTCACTACCTTCCATTAATTTTACTGGTAAATATGGTAATCCTAATGAAGAAGCATGTAACATTAACATAATAACGTCTTGAGAATAATCTTCTAATAATAAATTATGTTTCTTTTCTACTGCATCTCTGAATCTTCTACAAACATTTGTATATCCTGAGTTAGCTATATAACAGTTTATGAAAGCTTTTATTCTTCCACATCCTATTAACATATCCCAATCTCCTCCTGCTGGACCAGAATATCCAATAAAATCAGTTTGTCCTTGTCTAATAATTTCGTAAACAGCCGCATAAGGCTTTCTGTTTGTTGTGAATCCTCCAAAACATAAACTATCTCCAGATTCAACATATTTTGCTATTGCATCGTGTAAAGACATTACCTTGCTCACAAAAATCCCTCCTAAATTTTTTTTATAAATAGTATAAGATTGAGCCTAAGCCCAACCTTATGACTATTTTTATATGATTTTAAATATTGTTACTAACAAATTTTATTTATTACATAGTTCCTTTAAATATCATCATAAAGAAACCAGCTGCAACTGCTGATCCTATAACTCCTGCAACATTAGGTCCCATTGCGTGCATTAATAAGAAGTTAGTTGGGTTTTCTTTAGCACCAACTGTTTGAGACACACGTGCTGCCATAGGAACTGCAGAAACTCCTGCCGATCCTATAAGTGGATTTATTTTTCCACCAGTTACTATATAAAGAACTTTTCCTAAAAGAACTCCTCCTGCTGTTGAGAAGCAGAAAGCTGCAAGTCCCATTGCTATAATCTTTAATGTGCTTACATCTAAGAAAGTTGAACCATCTGCTTTAGCTCCAACACTTAAACCTAACATAATTGTTATTATGTTAATCATAGCATTTTGTGCTGTATCAGATAATCTTTGAACAACTCCTGATTCTTTAAATAGGTTACCCATCATTAGTAGTCCAAGTAATGGAGCAACTGATGGTAAAAGTAATGAACAGAATAAAACAACTGCTATTGGGAAAACTATTTTTTCAGTTTTAGAAACTTTTCTTAATTGTCCCATTTTTACTGCTCTTTCTTTTTTAGTTGTAAGAGCTTTCATAATAGGTGGTTGAATTAATGGTATCAATGCCATATATGAATAAGCTGCAACTGCTATTGGAGCTAGTAAATGTGGTGCCAAGTTATTTGCAATATATATAGATGTTGGCCCATCTGCTCCACCAATTATTCCAATTGCTGCAGCTTCAGCTGGAGTAAATCCTATTTGAGTTGCAAATATAAATGCTACATATATACCTAATTGAGCTGCTGCTCCTAATAGTAAACTAATAGGGTTTGCTATTAATGGAGAGAAATCTGTCATTGCCCCAACTCCCATAAATACTAAACAAGGGAATAGGTTACTTTTTACTCCATAAGACATAAAATATATTATACCACCTTTATCTACTCCACCTTCATTCATAAGTCCAGCTAATGGTAAGTTTACTAAGAACATACCAAAAGATATAGGTAGCAATAATAGTGGTTCAAATTTCTTAACTATTGCTAGGTAAAATAAAACAAATGATACAAGTATCATAGCTAAATTTTGCCAAGTAAGAGCTGCAAAACCTGACGCCTCTAATAGTTCTGCTAATACATTAAAAAAATTCATTTAATATCCTCTCCTTATTTTAACACTATTAAAACTGCATCAGTTTCTACTGCGTCTCCTTTTTTTACTCTAATTTCAGCAACTTCTCCATCTCCTGTTGCTGGAATATCATTTTCCATTTTCATTGCTTCTAGTATTGCAAGAGTTTGTCCATATTTAACTTTATCTCCTACATTTACTTTAACATCTAAAATTGTTCCAGGCATTGGACTTGTTATTGTAGTTCCACCAGTAGTAGTTGCTGCTGGAGCTGCTTCAACTGGAGCTGGAGCTACAGCTGCCTTAGTTTCTACAACTGGTTCTGATTTAACTGCTTCTCTTCTTTCTGCAGGTTGACGAGATAATGATTTTCCTGCTCCTCCAACTTTTTCAACTTCAACCTCAAATTTTTTACCATTTACTGTTACTACGTATTTCATTTTTTCTCCTTTCCTAATTCCATAAATTTTTTTAATTTTTTTTAAATTTCTGTTACACTAACAATAGTGAAATTCTCAACAGGTTCTCTCAGTTCTTCACTGATAGCCGAGATTATAACTGCTAAATTTTCAGCTTCTTGGTTGTCTTTTTCAGCAACCGCCTTAGCACTAGCTGTATTTGCACTTGTTTTTGAAACATTGGCAACAGGCTTTGGTGCTACTACTTCTTCCTCTTTGACTAGAGCATTTATAACTTTAGATGATATGATAATGAATAGTGCTAATGCTATCAAAGCCGCAAAAACTATTGAGAATCCTATCAAGAAAGTTATAATACTTTCTGACAAAGTCATAGTATTAGATGTCCACATAACTATCCCCCTTTTATTTTTAATTTTAGATGTTAATGAATGTATCACATTCATTTTATATAAATGTGTGCACTTGTAATTCAAGTTACCACATAATTCATGAACTAATATACAATATTTAGTTATCCATTGCTATTAAAAAATTATAGATATCTTCTTTTTCATTAAAATTAAAGTTATTATTTTGAAAAAACAACTTCACAAAATTATAAATAATTGCTCTATATTTTATTTCGCAAGTCGAATTTATTAATACAATTGTATTAATTTTTTGAGAATTTATGTACAATTCTTTCTCATTTACTACAATTATCATACTGTTTTGATTGTTTTTAGTATTAAAATTATGAAAAATTATTCCTGTTTTAAGCCCCAAATATGAGTAAAAATTATTATTTGATGCTTTATTTATAATATCATTAATATCATTTTTTTGCAAGAAAGATAAATCAAAAAATTTATTTAAAACTTTTTCAAAAGAGTCCAAGTTAAATTTAAAAATATTTTCTTTCTTCAAAAAGTTTCCTATAGAAAATTTATTTTTGTCTATATCATTATAAATCTTTTCTGGGAAAGCTTCATCTAAACTATGAATAAGAGTCTTCACATTTACTTCTGATGAATTTTCTAAAATTACTTTTAATAAACTTGTCATCTTTATTTTTTTATTTTTTATAAGACCTGAATCTTCAAGCTTTTTTATATCCTTTTCTGTTAATATAGGATTTAATTCTATGACTTTAGTTAGTTTAATTTCTTTCACAAAATCTTCTTCTACATTAAAAGTTGTTAGAATATAATCATAATTATTTAACTTATCTTTTATCTGCTCAAAATTTTTTAAAGTAAGTATCTTATCTATATCAACTAAAAATTCAGTTTCTATATCTTCTTTTAAGAAAAGTGCTATATTTTCTTTATAAGTGGTTACCAGTACAGCTTTTTTATTCATTCTATTATTATTTTGTAAAACCTTATGAAAAAAAGGTACCAAATATGCAACTTCTTCTTCAGAAACTTTTTCATCTATAACTTCCTCTAAATAATAGAAATTTTTTTTCAAAAAATGAAATATTGATGGATATAGATTTTTTACATCTTTTAATATTGAATTTTTTAATTTTATTTTTCTCTTAGTTCTAAAAATTAAAGGTTTTATATAGTAAAATATTTCATCTAAAAATACATCCATATTTTTTAAATTTGTTTTATTCTCTATTTCAAAAGCTCTTACTATCTTAATAACAGCTACACTGATATCTAACCAATTTTTAAATTTTATGAAAACATCTTTTTCATCTCTACTAATTTTAAATAGATAATCTGTAAAGAAAAGTAAGTTTAAATTAGTAAAATCTGGAAAAATTTTCTTTAATTGACCGTATTCTTTTCTATTTTTTAAAATTTCTATATTTTCAAGAATTAAATTTGTATTTTTTTCTTCTCTCTTTTGTGAAATAACCATTAAAATAACTAAAATATTTAATGTTTCATCCATAAAATCAAGTTCTGCTTTTTTAATTCTTTTAGAAACAGCTTCTATTTCATTTATATACTCTTCTTTTATTTCCTTATATATTATTTTTCTAAAATAGCTTAGGTCTGCAAAAAATATTTTATTATACTTTTTATCAAAGCTCACATAATTGTAAAGATAGATAGCTATAAAATACCTGTAATCTTCTTCAGAATAGTCAAAGTAGTATTTCAATTTTTCATCTTGAAGAAGCTTAATATTGTATTTTAACAATATCTTCTTTAATTTTTTTAAATCATTTCTTATAGTAGATTTACTTGTACTCAACTTATCAGCTAATTCTTTTAATAAAAAGTTATCCTTTTTCATTAAAGTATAAAGTATTATCAGTTCTTCCCTTTCTTTTTGACTGTAAATATAGTTACTCTCTTCAATATTATCAAAAAGTTTATCCATATCATTTTCAGTTATTGAAGAAAAGAATTCTCTTTTTTTTATTTCAATTTTTTTTGAGCCTATTTCTTCATTAATTTCGTCTACTTTATAACGAACACTTCTTTCAGTTAAATTAAGCAACTCTGCTACTTTTGATAACTTACTTTCATTTTCAATGATTTTTAATATTTCAAAATGCTGTTTCTTTAGCATTTTTTACCTCCAACACTTTTAAATACAAGTGTACTATTTTTTTACATTTTGAAAACTATTTAAGAAAAAATAAAATATATACACATAATTAATAGAGATATTTATTTAGTAAATAATACAATTTTTTTACATATTTTACTAGCTTTTTTTTATTTCACAAATTTGTGAAATATATTGTACTTTGGTATAGGTATTTTTTAATTTTATAGACTAGACATTTTTTAAAAAATATTATAGAATCAGGTTCACCTACTGCTAATGAAAATTCAGCTTGGAATAATAGAAATGAAAAGATAAGAGAGATTGTTACAAGTAAATTGCAACAGTTTTTTATATAGGAGGATAGTAAGAATGAAAGGATTAGAAGATTTTCAAAAGGAATATATGGTTTTTGTTAGAGGTGGCAAATATAAAAAGAAAGTTTTTAATTTAGAGGTATGTAAATACCCAG encodes:
- the gctB gene encoding glutaconate CoA-transferase subunit B, yielding MAKNYKNYTNKEMQAITIAKEIKDGQIVIVGTGLPLIGATVAKNKFAPNCKLIVESGLMDCSPIEVPRSVGDLRLMGHCAVQWPNVRFIGFETNEYLNGNDRMIAFIGGAQINPYGDLNSTIIGDDYVKPKTRFTGSGGANGIATYSNTVIMMQHEKRRFIEKIDYVTSVGWAGGPGGREKLGLPGNRGPLAVVTDKGILRFDEVTKRMYLAGYYPGVTIEDIVENTGFELDTSRAVQLEAPTEEIIKMIREDIDPGQAFIKVPVEE
- the gctA gene encoding glutaconate CoA-transferase subunit A, translating into MSKVMSLHDAIAKYVESGDSLCFGGFTTNRKPYAAVYEIIRQGQTDFIGYSGPAGGDWDMLIGCGRIKAFINCYIANSGYTNVCRRFRDAVEKKHNLLLEDYSQDVIMLMLHASSLGLPYLPVKLMEGSDLEYKWGISAEIRKTIPKLPDKKLERIPNPFKEGEDVIAVPVPRLDTAIISVQKASINGTCSIEGDEFHDIDIAIAARKVIVIAEEIVTEEEIRKDPSKNSVPEFCVDAVVHAPYGCHPSQLYNYYDYDPAFYKMYDSVTKTDEDFEKFIQEWVIDVKDHDGYLAKLGLPRVSKLRVVPGFQYAAKLVKDGE
- a CDS encoding sodium ion-translocating decarboxylase subunit beta, which produces MNFFNVLAELLEASGFAALTWQNLAMILVSFVLFYLAIVKKFEPLLLLPISFGMFLVNLPLAGLMNEGGVDKGGIIYFMSYGVKSNLFPCLVFMGVGAMTDFSPLIANPISLLLGAAAQLGIYVAFIFATQIGFTPAEAAAIGIIGGADGPTSIYIANNLAPHLLAPIAVAAYSYMALIPLIQPPIMKALTTKKERAVKMGQLRKVSKTEKIVFPIAVVLFCSLLLPSVAPLLGLLMMGNLFKESGVVQRLSDTAQNAMINIITIMLGLSVGAKADGSTFLDVSTLKIIAMGLAAFCFSTAGGVLLGKVLYIVTGGKINPLIGSAGVSAVPMAARVSQTVGAKENPTNFLLMHAMGPNVAGVIGSAVAAGFFMMIFKGTM
- a CDS encoding biotin/lipoyl-containing protein codes for the protein MKYVVTVNGKKFEVEVEKVGGAGKSLSRQPAERREAVKSEPVVETKAAVAPAPVEAAPAATTTGGTTITSPMPGTILDVKVNVGDKVKYGQTLAILEAMKMENDIPATGDGEVAEIRVKKGDAVETDAVLIVLK
- a CDS encoding OadG family protein gives rise to the protein MWTSNTMTLSESIITFLIGFSIVFAALIALALFIIISSKVINALVKEEEVVAPKPVANVSKTSANTASAKAVAEKDNQEAENLAVIISAISEELREPVENFTIVSVTEI
- a CDS encoding BglG family transcription antiterminator, with the protein product MLKKQHFEILKIIENESKLSKVAELLNLTERSVRYKVDEINEEIGSKKIEIKKREFFSSITENDMDKLFDNIEESNYIYSQKEREELIILYTLMKKDNFLLKELADKLSTSKSTIRNDLKKLKKILLKYNIKLLQDEKLKYYFDYSEEDYRYFIAIYLYNYVSFDKKYNKIFFADLSYFRKIIYKEIKEEYINEIEAVSKRIKKAELDFMDETLNILVILMVISQKREEKNTNLILENIEILKNRKEYGQLKKIFPDFTNLNLLFFTDYLFKISRDEKDVFIKFKNWLDISVAVIKIVRAFEIENKTNLKNMDVFLDEIFYYIKPLIFRTKRKIKLKNSILKDVKNLYPSIFHFLKKNFYYLEEVIDEKVSEEEVAYLVPFFHKVLQNNNRMNKKAVLVTTYKENIALFLKEDIETEFLVDIDKILTLKNFEQIKDKLNNYDYILTTFNVEEDFVKEIKLTKVIELNPILTEKDIKKLEDSGLIKNKKIKMTSLLKVILENSSEVNVKTLIHSLDEAFPEKIYNDIDKNKFSIGNFLKKENIFKFNLDSFEKVLNKFFDLSFLQKNDINDIINKASNNNFYSYLGLKTGIIFHNFNTKNNQNSMIIVVNEKELYINSQKINTIVLINSTCEIKYRAIIYNFVKLFFQNNNFNFNEKEDIYNFLIAMDN